In Legionella beliardensis, the following are encoded in one genomic region:
- a CDS encoding Tex family protein yields MAQEMMSAAEIIAQELKVKISQVEVAIRLLDEGATVPFIARYRKEATDGLSDTQLRGLAERLHYIRELDERRGVILQSIREQDKLTPELEQLILSAVTKTRLEDLYLPYRPKRRTKAQIAREAGLEPLADSLLNDPSQKPLLLAEQYLNKDAGVIDSEAALEGARQILMERFAESPELITELREYLWQHIVLKSSLANEDKKTNAAKYSDYFDYAEPIKKIPSHRALALFRGRRESVLQFTLELPNNSDYGQQRIASYFNISDQGREADGWLLETVRMAWKIKLFTKLELELLARLRELADEEAINVFTRNLRDLLLAAPAGSQITIGLDPGIRTGVKVVVVDITGRVLDYTTVFPFAPQNEWHQAIGELAKLAAKHNVNLISIGNGTGSRETERLVSDMIKMYPDLKLTKVMVSEAGASVYSASELASLELPDLDVSIRGAVSIARRLQDPLAELVKIEPKAIGVGQYQHDVNQNRLARSLEGVVEDCVNLVGVDVNTASAALLTRVSGLNESLANNLVQYRNEHGQFTNREQLKKIPRMGDKTFQQCAGFLRIQKGDNPLDASAVHPEAYPLVEKILSQQKVSLNEVIGNHKFLHSVNAAEYVDDQFGLPTIQDVLKELEKPGRDPRPEFKTASFKEGIEDIAHLEEGMILEGVVSNVTNFGAFVDIGVHQDGLVHISAMTNKFISDPHTIVKAGDIIKVKVVEVDKERRRIGLSMKLNDEKAAVNHKKVGKPEQKALPVKKKVAVKKSEQNKKSTIPAKKGIFNTAMADALAKLKRGS; encoded by the coding sequence ATGGCTCAAGAAATGATGTCAGCTGCAGAGATTATAGCGCAGGAACTTAAAGTTAAGATCTCACAGGTAGAGGTGGCAATTCGTTTACTTGATGAAGGTGCAACAGTTCCTTTTATTGCGCGTTATCGAAAAGAAGCAACGGACGGGCTTAGTGATACGCAATTAAGAGGTCTGGCTGAGCGTTTGCACTATATTCGAGAGTTAGACGAGCGACGTGGGGTTATTTTACAATCAATCCGCGAGCAAGATAAATTAACGCCTGAATTAGAGCAATTAATTTTATCTGCAGTTACTAAAACTCGTCTAGAGGATCTCTATTTACCTTATCGACCAAAGCGTCGTACCAAAGCACAGATAGCTAGAGAAGCGGGTCTTGAACCATTAGCTGATAGCCTATTAAATGATCCTTCACAAAAGCCATTATTACTTGCGGAGCAATACCTTAATAAGGACGCTGGAGTAATTGATAGTGAGGCAGCCCTAGAAGGCGCTCGTCAAATCTTAATGGAACGCTTTGCAGAAAGCCCTGAGCTAATTACAGAACTACGAGAATACTTATGGCAGCATATTGTGCTTAAATCCTCCTTAGCAAATGAGGATAAAAAAACAAATGCTGCAAAATATAGCGATTATTTTGACTATGCCGAGCCCATTAAAAAAATTCCTTCTCATCGCGCTTTGGCTTTATTTCGTGGCCGCAGAGAGAGTGTTTTACAATTTACATTAGAGCTGCCTAATAACAGTGACTATGGTCAACAACGCATTGCTTCTTATTTTAATATTAGTGATCAAGGCAGAGAGGCAGATGGTTGGTTATTAGAAACAGTGCGCATGGCTTGGAAAATAAAGCTATTCACAAAACTTGAGCTTGAATTGCTCGCCCGATTGCGTGAATTAGCTGATGAAGAGGCAATTAATGTATTTACACGTAATCTGCGTGATTTACTATTAGCAGCCCCTGCAGGTTCGCAAATTACAATAGGATTAGATCCCGGAATAAGAACCGGCGTTAAAGTGGTTGTAGTTGATATTACTGGCCGAGTATTAGATTACACCACGGTATTTCCTTTTGCTCCTCAAAATGAATGGCACCAAGCCATTGGCGAATTGGCTAAATTAGCAGCTAAACACAATGTTAATTTAATCAGTATTGGTAATGGGACTGGCTCGCGAGAAACGGAACGTTTAGTGAGTGATATGATTAAAATGTATCCGGATCTTAAATTAACTAAAGTGATGGTTAGTGAGGCTGGCGCGTCTGTTTATTCCGCGTCTGAGTTAGCATCTTTAGAGTTGCCAGACTTAGATGTTAGTATTCGCGGGGCTGTTTCCATTGCAAGACGCTTGCAAGATCCCCTAGCAGAATTAGTTAAAATTGAACCGAAAGCGATAGGGGTTGGCCAATACCAACACGATGTGAATCAAAATCGCTTGGCGCGCAGCTTAGAAGGGGTTGTAGAAGATTGCGTTAATTTAGTTGGTGTCGATGTCAATACAGCATCGGCAGCGCTATTAACTCGTGTTTCAGGCCTTAATGAATCTCTCGCCAATAATTTAGTACAGTATCGCAATGAGCATGGCCAGTTTACCAATCGTGAGCAATTGAAAAAAATCCCCCGTATGGGTGATAAAACGTTCCAGCAATGTGCAGGGTTTTTACGTATTCAAAAAGGTGATAACCCACTCGATGCTTCGGCTGTTCATCCAGAAGCTTATCCACTTGTGGAGAAAATATTATCTCAGCAAAAGGTTTCTTTAAATGAAGTCATTGGCAACCATAAATTTTTACATAGTGTAAATGCTGCAGAGTATGTCGATGATCAATTTGGGTTACCAACGATACAGGATGTTTTAAAAGAACTTGAAAAACCAGGTCGTGATCCGCGCCCAGAGTTTAAAACTGCTAGTTTCAAGGAAGGTATAGAAGATATTGCTCATCTTGAAGAGGGTATGATTCTTGAAGGTGTGGTCAGCAATGTTACTAATTTTGGTGCTTTTGTTGATATTGGCGTACATCAAGATGGCCTTGTTCACATATCAGCCATGACTAATAAATTTATCAGTGATCCACACACCATTGTTAAAGCGGGTGATATAATTAAAGTTAAAGTAGTTGAAGTGGATAAAGAGCGTAGACGTATTGGTTTAAGCATGAAGTTAAATGATGAGAAGGCTGCTGTAAACCATAAAAAAGTTGGCAAGCCTGAGCAAAAAGCGTTACCTGTAAAGAAAAAAGTAGCAGTAAAGAAATCGGAGCAAAACAAGAAAAGCACTATTCCAGCTAAGAAGGGTATATTTAATACTGCTATGGCAGATGCCTTAGCGAAATTAAAGCGTGGTTCATAA
- the yciA gene encoding acyl-CoA thioester hydrolase YciA has product MANNPQGEITIQTLAMPADTNANGDIFGGWLVSQMDLAAGVLAKKISHGRAVTVAINSMTFLKPVQVGYVVSCYVRLTKLGKTSMTIGVEVWAEPATAVGKYQVTEGTFVFVAVDEHGQPREVPKNT; this is encoded by the coding sequence ATGGCGAATAATCCTCAAGGTGAAATTACGATACAAACACTTGCTATGCCCGCTGATACTAATGCAAACGGTGATATTTTTGGCGGCTGGTTAGTCTCTCAGATGGACTTAGCTGCAGGTGTGCTTGCTAAAAAGATATCGCATGGGCGAGCTGTTACTGTGGCTATTAATTCAATGACTTTCCTTAAGCCTGTGCAAGTAGGTTATGTCGTTTCTTGTTATGTGAGATTAACTAAATTGGGTAAAACTTCTATGACCATAGGAGTTGAAGTATGGGCTGAGCCTGCGACTGCCGTGGGCAAATATCAAGTGACTGAAGGGACATTTGTTTTCGTTGCGGTTGATGAGCACGGCCAGCCCCGAGAGGTACCTAAAAATACATGA
- a CDS encoding oligosaccharide flippase family protein has protein sequence MGFTLNLFIIIADQLMLFIINLLVARHAGDVLFGDYTVATNALMLLGTMFTLGMDSIIAYYVPKYYIQNKYSNIVTLTQEIINFLKPLYVWVVVLGSLCTITLISLTLALRNIALFDVSHPLYLFLWGTVALSLYAICKQYFRAINYMRTAVILSLLQTIVYFILSLIIYFYLYPALFNDNKHYFPHIMLIGFIASYTLIIGVAFFLYKRTELSTIEVKSAHAIAWKDKIYGYTIQNLNRYIFTAIPLMMIEWLGRNEHSVGLFAAIISIISLALIAIAPIGILIGPDISAAFAQSRDALKRVMQKYLMICVSIALITILIIGIFAKQILLLYQSNFTDALPYLYVCLINILTFSITMPLARMVRYSHRGSEIGAKLTLSLLLFQLIACIILINWLGLLGAIICYVGINIVYILVILVISLRIYKTAPFDEMKN, from the coding sequence ATGGGTTTTACTCTAAATTTATTCATAATTATTGCCGATCAGCTCATGCTGTTTATAATAAACCTGCTTGTCGCAAGGCATGCTGGTGATGTTTTGTTCGGTGATTATACCGTTGCGACAAACGCCCTAATGCTTCTTGGAACCATGTTTACTTTAGGTATGGATTCAATCATTGCTTATTATGTACCTAAGTACTATATCCAAAATAAATACAGTAACATCGTCACGTTAACGCAAGAAATAATTAATTTTTTGAAGCCTCTTTATGTATGGGTCGTTGTTTTAGGTAGTTTATGTACCATTACTCTTATTTCTTTAACCTTAGCACTTCGTAATATAGCGCTATTTGATGTAAGTCACCCCTTATACTTATTCCTTTGGGGGACAGTCGCGCTATCATTGTATGCTATTTGTAAGCAATATTTTCGTGCAATCAACTACATGCGTACAGCTGTTATTTTAAGCTTACTACAAACTATCGTTTATTTTATTTTAAGCTTAATCATTTATTTTTACCTCTATCCAGCTCTTTTTAATGATAATAAACATTACTTTCCCCATATCATGCTGATAGGATTTATCGCTAGTTATACGTTGATTATAGGGGTTGCTTTTTTTCTTTATAAAAGAACAGAATTATCTACTATTGAGGTAAAGTCAGCTCATGCTATCGCTTGGAAAGATAAAATATATGGCTACACGATTCAAAATTTAAATCGTTATATTTTTACGGCAATTCCATTAATGATGATTGAATGGCTAGGCCGCAATGAACATTCGGTCGGGTTATTTGCTGCTATTATTTCTATTATCTCACTCGCTTTGATTGCTATCGCGCCGATTGGTATTTTAATTGGGCCTGATATTTCAGCAGCCTTTGCTCAAAGCCGTGACGCATTAAAGCGAGTTATGCAAAAGTATTTAATGATTTGTGTGAGTATTGCGTTAATTACTATATTGATAATTGGTATTTTTGCTAAACAAATTTTACTACTTTATCAATCTAATTTTACTGATGCTCTACCCTATTTGTATGTATGCCTTATTAATATTTTGACTTTTTCAATTACCATGCCTTTAGCAAGAATGGTTCGATACTCGCACCGTGGTAGTGAGATAGGAGCCAAATTGACCTTAAGTTTATTATTATTTCAATTAATAGCATGCATTATTCTCATTAATTGGTTAGGTCTTCTTGGTGCTATCATTTGCTATGTAGGCATTAATATTGTTTATATTTTAGTTATATTAGTCATCAGTTTAAGAATATACAAAACAGCGCCGTTTGACGAAATGAAAAATTAA
- a CDS encoding DUF2905 domain-containing protein: MQRIIIGLGILLILVGLLWPLIKKSGLGHLPGDLLIKKGNFTFYFPLTTSIIISLIIMIILWLMNR; encoded by the coding sequence ATGCAAAGGATTATTATTGGCTTAGGCATCCTGTTAATCTTAGTGGGATTGCTTTGGCCTCTCATTAAAAAATCTGGTTTAGGGCATTTACCCGGTGATTTGCTTATCAAGAAAGGTAATTTCACTTTTTACTTCCCACTTACTACATCCATCATTATCAGTTTAATTATTATGATCATTTTATGGCTAATGAATCGCTGA
- the recN gene encoding DNA repair protein RecN, producing MLTALRIENFAIVKLLELDFTRGMSAFTGETGAGKSIMIDALLLALGGRADASAVRHGEEKCEIHATFKIDEPSEPAHWLSAHDLDCSDSEVILRRVIYSEGRSRSYINGQPFPLQKVKELSEMLVHIHGQHQHQTLMHHQTHREQLDCFANHDGLIENVHALYKQCQKIKNEIEALKDQDNFRDRIELLQFQIDELNNLALHEDEISQLNQEHQLLHRAQDYIHYTQQITELLNADNEPCISQQLNLILQLLQDLPQEQVAVKNAAELINSALIQCEEALDEIQNFGERIQLDPQRLQEIEARLSTIHHIARKYHVTPEQLLSHLERLQKELQDYQEAKEKIQHLQHDYQGKVQDYEQVALKLRHSRQTSADKLAKEISRIIKQLGMPKGQVSIEISSLDKMQPHGLDKVEYKVCTNPGMAPDSLNKIASGGELSRISLAIQMITAQRGATPTLIFDEVDVGIGGATAALVGQLLRKLGERLQVFCVTHQPQVASAAHHHFVVEKSSDNYQTYSQIIALREEEKVDEIARMLGGLTITEQTRNHARELLLNSHEGEVIS from the coding sequence ATGCTCACTGCCTTACGTATTGAAAACTTCGCTATCGTTAAATTGCTTGAACTTGATTTTACCCGCGGCATGAGTGCTTTTACTGGTGAAACAGGGGCAGGAAAATCTATTATGATTGATGCCCTGCTCTTAGCCTTAGGCGGGCGCGCTGATGCCTCAGCTGTCCGCCATGGTGAAGAAAAATGTGAAATTCATGCGACATTTAAAATTGATGAACCGAGTGAGCCTGCCCATTGGCTAAGCGCGCATGATCTTGACTGCAGCGACAGTGAAGTTATTTTGCGGCGAGTCATTTACAGTGAGGGGCGCTCACGCTCTTATATTAATGGGCAACCCTTTCCGTTACAAAAAGTAAAAGAATTAAGTGAAATGTTGGTTCATATTCATGGGCAACACCAGCATCAAACCTTGATGCACCATCAAACACACCGTGAGCAACTGGACTGCTTTGCTAATCATGATGGGCTTATAGAAAATGTACACGCCTTATATAAACAGTGTCAAAAAATAAAAAATGAGATTGAGGCTCTAAAGGATCAAGATAATTTTCGCGACCGCATTGAACTATTACAATTTCAAATCGATGAATTAAATAACCTTGCTTTACACGAAGACGAAATAAGCCAATTAAACCAAGAGCATCAGCTCCTGCATCGTGCTCAAGATTATATTCATTATACGCAGCAAATTACGGAACTATTAAATGCCGATAATGAACCGTGTATCTCTCAACAATTGAATCTCATTTTACAATTACTGCAAGACTTACCCCAAGAACAAGTGGCTGTAAAAAATGCAGCTGAATTAATTAATAGTGCTTTAATACAATGTGAAGAAGCCTTAGATGAAATTCAAAATTTTGGCGAGCGCATACAACTAGATCCACAGCGCTTACAAGAAATAGAAGCAAGGCTAAGTACCATTCATCATATAGCCCGTAAATACCATGTAACGCCAGAGCAGTTGCTTAGTCACCTAGAACGCTTACAAAAAGAATTGCAAGATTATCAAGAAGCTAAAGAGAAAATTCAGCATCTGCAGCACGATTATCAAGGTAAAGTTCAAGACTATGAGCAAGTGGCTCTTAAACTGCGTCACTCAAGGCAGACTTCTGCGGATAAGCTTGCCAAAGAAATCAGTAGAATTATAAAGCAACTTGGCATGCCTAAAGGACAGGTAAGTATTGAAATAAGCAGCTTAGATAAGATGCAGCCGCATGGATTAGATAAGGTAGAATATAAAGTCTGTACTAATCCTGGCATGGCTCCAGACTCTTTAAATAAAATAGCCTCGGGCGGTGAGCTTTCCCGTATCAGTTTAGCAATCCAAATGATCACAGCTCAACGTGGTGCCACACCGACCCTCATTTTTGATGAGGTAGATGTAGGGATCGGTGGTGCAACAGCAGCATTAGTAGGCCAATTATTACGTAAATTAGGCGAGCGTTTACAAGTATTTTGTGTCACTCATCAACCGCAAGTGGCTTCAGCTGCCCACCATCATTTTGTCGTTGAAAAATCTAGCGATAATTACCAAACTTATTCGCAAATTATAGCGCTTCGTGAAGAAGAAAAAGTTGACGAAATTGCGCGCATGTTAGGCGGACTAACGATTACTGAGCAAACACGCAATCATGCTAGAGAATTGCTATTAAATAGCCATGAAGGCGAGGTTATAAGCTAA
- a CDS encoding NAD(+) kinase, with amino-acid sequence MKMKFERVILYARHHRANQGVNESLQRLTHFLEKQQIEVLVDIDTAANFTTGLPSLPRSQMGQKKDLIVVVGGDGSLLSAARMAIQVDVPVIGINRGRLGFLTDISPSDIEQQLGAVLAGQYIEEKRFLLMARIHEQKETYFRGDALNDVVLGRGRETHLIEFDVYIDKQFVSHYRADGMILATPTGSTAYALSAGGPIMHPQLNAIVLVPMFSHSLSSRPLVIDANSVIDLVISKNNEIDLRVSCDGHESRMVKPGQQVCVEQTKQKLCLLHPCDYHYYDTLRIKLGWESKNQG; translated from the coding sequence ATGAAAATGAAATTTGAGCGCGTTATTCTTTATGCACGGCATCACCGAGCCAATCAAGGCGTAAATGAAAGCTTACAGCGACTTACTCATTTTTTAGAAAAGCAGCAAATTGAAGTACTGGTTGATATTGATACTGCCGCTAATTTTACGACTGGTCTACCAAGCCTGCCCCGCAGCCAGATGGGGCAAAAAAAGGATTTAATCGTGGTTGTAGGTGGTGATGGCAGCCTACTTTCCGCAGCCCGCATGGCCATTCAAGTTGATGTACCTGTTATTGGGATTAACCGCGGCCGGTTAGGGTTTCTAACCGATATTTCTCCTAGTGATATTGAACAGCAGTTAGGGGCTGTTTTGGCTGGTCAATACATCGAAGAAAAACGCTTTTTATTGATGGCTAGAATTCATGAACAGAAAGAAACTTATTTTCGTGGTGATGCTTTAAATGATGTGGTGTTAGGACGCGGCCGTGAAACACATCTCATTGAGTTTGATGTTTATATTGACAAACAATTTGTAAGCCATTACCGCGCAGATGGCATGATTCTCGCGACCCCTACAGGCTCTACCGCGTATGCTTTATCTGCTGGGGGGCCAATCATGCACCCGCAATTAAATGCCATTGTATTAGTACCTATGTTTTCGCACAGTTTAAGTTCACGACCTCTAGTTATTGATGCTAACTCTGTGATTGATTTAGTTATTAGTAAAAACAATGAAATTGACTTACGGGTTAGCTGTGATGGACATGAATCAAGGATGGTTAAACCTGGACAACAAGTTTGTGTCGAACAAACTAAGCAGAAGCTCTGCTTATTGCATCCTTGTGATTATCACTATTATGATACGCTAAGAATCAAACTCGGCTGGGAATCCAAAAATCAAGGATAA
- the typA gene encoding translational GTPase TypA, translating into MIEMIRNIAIIAHVDHGKTTLVDKLLQQTGTLNERAPRVERIMDSNALEKERGITILAKNTCVHWQNHQINIVDTPGHADFGGEVERILSMVDSVLLLVDAVDGPMPQTRFVTQKAFARGLNPIVVINKIDRPGARPHWVMDQVFDLFDNLGATDAQLDFPVVYTSALNGYAKLNLDDDATDMSALLQTIIDKVKAPDVDENGPFQMQISSLDYSSYVGTIGIGRVTRGKIKAKSPIKIIDKDGAIRSGRLLQLLGFKGLERIEIEEASAGDIIAITGVEQLNISDTLCDPNQVEALPPLLVDEPTISMTFQVNDSPFAGQEGKFVTSRKIRERLATELLHNVALQVEDTSDPDKFRVSGRGELHLSILIETMRREGYELAISKPEVIMREENGEQLEPYERLTIDVEEAHQGTMMEKLGERRGDLQNMLPDGKGRVRLDYVIPTRGLIGFHTEFLSSTSGTGLMYHVYDHYGPAFKGRLGKRNNGVLIANCQGMARAFALFNLQERGRLFIEPQTMCYEGMVVGIHARDNDLVVNVTKEKQLTNIRASGSDENILLTPPIKLSLEQALEFIDDDELVEVTPQTIRLRKKELKETDRKRTSRANTADN; encoded by the coding sequence ATGATTGAAATGATTCGTAATATCGCCATCATTGCCCACGTGGATCATGGCAAAACAACACTTGTTGATAAATTATTACAACAAACGGGTACCCTTAATGAGAGAGCACCACGCGTTGAGCGGATAATGGACTCTAATGCGTTGGAGAAAGAACGCGGTATTACTATTTTAGCTAAAAATACTTGCGTCCATTGGCAAAATCACCAAATTAATATTGTGGATACCCCAGGACATGCTGACTTTGGCGGTGAAGTAGAACGTATTTTATCGATGGTAGATAGCGTATTACTTTTAGTTGATGCGGTTGACGGCCCCATGCCACAAACTCGTTTTGTGACTCAAAAGGCCTTTGCTCGTGGCTTAAATCCAATTGTCGTTATTAATAAAATTGATAGGCCTGGTGCACGGCCACATTGGGTTATGGATCAAGTGTTTGATTTATTTGATAATCTAGGTGCTACTGATGCACAACTTGATTTTCCAGTCGTTTATACCTCAGCCTTAAACGGCTATGCCAAGCTCAACTTAGATGATGATGCAACTGATATGTCGGCTTTACTACAAACAATTATTGATAAAGTAAAAGCACCTGATGTGGATGAAAATGGCCCATTTCAAATGCAAATTAGTTCATTAGATTACTCATCCTATGTGGGCACAATTGGCATTGGTCGGGTTACTCGCGGCAAAATTAAAGCTAAATCACCGATTAAAATTATTGATAAAGATGGTGCTATTCGCAGTGGCCGCTTGCTGCAACTCTTAGGTTTTAAAGGCCTAGAACGTATTGAAATAGAAGAAGCTAGTGCGGGTGATATTATCGCTATCACAGGCGTTGAGCAACTCAATATTTCCGATACCTTGTGTGATCCTAATCAAGTAGAAGCACTGCCGCCTTTATTGGTTGATGAGCCTACTATTAGCATGACTTTTCAGGTCAATGATTCTCCTTTTGCTGGTCAAGAAGGCAAATTCGTCACCAGTCGTAAAATTAGAGAACGCTTAGCAACCGAGTTATTGCATAACGTTGCTCTACAAGTTGAAGATACCAGTGATCCCGATAAATTTAGAGTATCTGGCCGAGGCGAGTTACATTTATCTATTTTAATAGAAACAATGCGCCGTGAAGGGTATGAATTAGCTATTTCTAAACCTGAAGTCATTATGCGTGAAGAAAATGGTGAACAGCTAGAACCTTATGAACGCCTAACGATTGATGTTGAAGAAGCGCACCAAGGCACTATGATGGAGAAATTAGGTGAACGGCGTGGTGATTTGCAAAACATGCTGCCAGATGGGAAAGGGCGAGTTCGACTAGATTACGTCATCCCGACACGGGGTTTAATTGGCTTTCATACTGAGTTTCTTTCAAGCACCTCAGGCACAGGCTTAATGTATCATGTTTATGATCATTATGGGCCTGCGTTTAAAGGTAGACTGGGCAAACGTAATAATGGTGTTTTAATTGCCAACTGCCAAGGCATGGCACGTGCATTTGCTTTATTTAATTTACAAGAGCGCGGCCGTTTATTTATTGAGCCACAAACTATGTGTTATGAAGGCATGGTTGTTGGTATTCATGCACGTGACAATGATTTAGTGGTTAACGTAACTAAAGAAAAACAATTAACTAATATACGGGCCTCCGGTAGTGATGAAAATATTCTCCTTACGCCGCCAATTAAACTATCCTTAGAACAAGCCTTAGAGTTTATAGATGATGATGAATTGGTTGAAGTAACACCACAAACAATTCGTCTACGTAAAAAAGAATTAAAAGAAACAGATAGGAAGCGTACTTCTCGAGCAAATACGGCGGATAACTAA
- a CDS encoding tubulin-tyrosine ligase, with the protein MPNLKPKTFYLQEACSPTDYNLSVHLKEIGWKKSYWRGWSHFSIDNLKFNEQAGLCLEYKHLLACLVQQQCPGAMPLTYCINDDNWPLVLNQLTQQFYLKNNQLSNELAGLIWILKPALLNNGQDIKLFKRLSDLEQHFLSANRLGGEHVLQYYIPNPHLLRDQRKYSIRQFVVLTNYVGAYLYHVGYFNVARQPFSLTISDLRPHLTNEHLHGQEPNVIQIPTDQFNFFKSLYPAIKIILEEVLVGLKKAYPEAFKIQKKATLALFGFDFMVDSQNKVWLLEANHGPCFPTTDDHPLQNYLYKPFWQALISNFVIPIANQDLAKLPDNKLFASLLL; encoded by the coding sequence GTGCCAAATTTGAAACCTAAGACATTTTATTTACAGGAGGCTTGCTCGCCTACGGATTACAATTTAAGTGTTCATTTAAAAGAAATAGGATGGAAAAAAAGTTATTGGCGGGGTTGGTCTCATTTTAGTATTGATAATTTAAAATTTAATGAACAAGCCGGCCTGTGTCTTGAGTATAAGCATTTATTAGCTTGTTTAGTGCAACAGCAATGCCCGGGTGCGATGCCGCTTACTTATTGCATAAATGATGACAATTGGCCGCTAGTACTTAATCAACTTACCCAGCAATTTTACTTAAAAAATAACCAGTTAAGCAATGAGCTTGCTGGTTTAATTTGGATCTTAAAGCCTGCGTTATTAAATAATGGGCAGGATATTAAACTGTTTAAACGATTAAGTGATTTAGAGCAGCATTTTTTAAGTGCCAATCGCTTAGGCGGTGAGCATGTATTACAGTATTATATTCCTAACCCTCATTTACTGCGTGACCAACGTAAATACAGTATCCGTCAATTTGTTGTTTTAACTAATTATGTAGGCGCTTATCTTTATCATGTTGGTTATTTTAATGTAGCCCGGCAGCCATTTAGTTTAACTATCTCTGATTTAAGGCCTCATTTAACGAACGAACACTTACATGGCCAAGAGCCTAACGTGATTCAAATTCCAACCGATCAATTTAATTTTTTTAAAAGCCTATATCCTGCTATTAAAATTATTTTAGAGGAGGTATTAGTTGGATTAAAAAAAGCTTATCCCGAGGCATTTAAAATTCAGAAAAAAGCTACTCTTGCTTTATTTGGCTTCGATTTTATGGTTGACAGTCAAAATAAGGTTTGGCTACTGGAAGCCAATCATGGCCCTTGTTTCCCTACAACCGACGATCATCCTCTGCAAAATTACTTATATAAACCCTTTTGGCAAGCTTTAATTAGTAACTTTGTTATACCCATAGCTAACCAAGATTTAGCCAAGCTGCCAGATAACAAGTTATTTGCTAGCTTATTGCTGTAA
- a CDS encoding Hsp33 family molecular chaperone HslO has protein sequence MKSLQWGIKLDTLQRFMFEHASIRGEIAHLDQTYITIINQRAYPPMVKNLLGEALVSCLLMMGSVKFKGELSLQFQGDKRLPLLLVQCDHQRHLRAFAKFQPDLTTEEYAGAFLEGKMVLTISPHSHTQSYQSVLPIQSTSMAENLMHYYAQSEQIPSRIWLAGDDTKVAGMLLQLMPGQDTQQREQFWEYAVHIGETISENELLNLDNETLLYRLYHETDLRVFDSEPVSFQCRCTPEKMKQVLTILGEKDIKELLAEKGHVEVTCDFCNQHYAFDPIDITMLFHKK, from the coding sequence ATGAAGTCACTTCAATGGGGAATAAAATTGGATACCTTGCAACGCTTTATGTTTGAACACGCTAGTATTCGTGGTGAAATTGCCCATTTAGATCAAACTTATATAACAATTATTAACCAGCGCGCTTATCCGCCTATGGTAAAAAACCTATTAGGGGAAGCCTTAGTGTCTTGTCTACTAATGATGGGTAGTGTCAAATTTAAGGGCGAACTAAGCTTACAATTTCAAGGTGATAAACGCTTACCTTTGTTATTGGTTCAATGCGATCACCAGCGTCATTTACGTGCTTTTGCAAAATTTCAACCGGATTTAACCACTGAAGAGTACGCTGGTGCTTTTTTAGAAGGGAAAATGGTGCTTACGATAAGCCCACATAGCCATACCCAATCCTATCAAAGCGTTTTACCCATTCAAAGCACCTCGATGGCTGAGAATCTCATGCACTATTATGCCCAATCTGAGCAAATACCAAGCCGAATCTGGCTGGCTGGTGATGATACAAAAGTTGCCGGCATGTTACTGCAATTAATGCCTGGTCAGGATACGCAGCAGCGCGAGCAATTTTGGGAATACGCAGTTCACATAGGGGAAACAATTAGCGAAAATGAGTTGCTCAATTTAGATAACGAAACCCTACTATATCGACTGTATCATGAAACGGATTTGAGAGTTTTTGATAGTGAGCCAGTTTCGTTTCAATGTCGTTGTACGCCTGAAAAAATGAAACAAGTCTTAACCATTTTAGGTGAGAAAGACATTAAAGAATTACTTGCAGAAAAAGGCCACGTTGAGGTGACTTGCGATTTTTGTAACCAGCATTATGCCTTTGACCCCATTGATATTACTATGTTATTTCACAAGAAATAA